A region from the Parafrankia discariae genome encodes:
- a CDS encoding lytic polysaccharide monooxygenase auxiliary activity family 9 protein translates to MTKVERGARHGLITDPPCRSQILEAWQAAGLESGKFFPHTEAGIRDPLAPDDIPSSQPPADGRIASAGHDFAAILDDPGRNWTKHPVRAGQNLTVTWHYHAAHRTRRWNYFITREGWDPNTPLTRAQFESEPFYRVENSAQPYWSSDELIPPDPTMHTLPLPARRGYHAILAVWEVADTGNAFYQVMDLSFT, encoded by the coding sequence ATGACCAAAGTAGAGCGCGGTGCGCGCCATGGCCTGATTACCGATCCGCCCTGCCGTTCCCAGATTCTGGAGGCGTGGCAGGCCGCCGGACTTGAATCCGGCAAGTTCTTCCCGCACACGGAAGCCGGAATACGGGACCCACTGGCCCCGGACGACATCCCCAGCAGCCAACCACCCGCGGACGGGAGAATCGCCAGTGCGGGCCACGATTTCGCCGCCATACTGGACGATCCCGGCCGCAACTGGACGAAGCACCCGGTGCGGGCGGGGCAGAACCTGACCGTCACCTGGCATTATCACGCGGCACACCGAACCCGACGCTGGAACTATTTCATCACCCGGGAAGGGTGGGATCCGAATACCCCGCTCACCCGGGCCCAGTTCGAATCAGAACCCTTCTACCGGGTCGAGAACTCGGCGCAGCCCTACTGGTCGAGTGACGAGCTCATCCCGCCCGACCCGACCATGCACACGTTGCCGCTGCCGGCCCGTCGCGGGTATCACGCGATCCTGGCCGTCTGGGAGGTGGCCGACACCGGAAACGCGTTCTATCAGGTCATGGACCTCAGTTTCACCTGA